One window of Thiomicrorhabdus lithotrophica genomic DNA carries:
- the dnaQ gene encoding DNA polymerase III subunit epsilon → MRQIILDTETTGFEPHNGDRIIEIGAVEMFKRRLTNNNYHQYIYPERKVPQEAIEVHGITDEFLKDKPVFSKISDAFMEYVSGAELIIHNAPFDVGFINHELSLLADNKWGKIEDHCVITDSLKMARKTYPGQRNSLDALCKRLGIDNSNRTLHGALLDSEILADVYLTMTGGQTALLLNADGQNPEDSNDNRVAIQSDRPTLKVLKASDAEILLHKKKLEEISKESGEHQAW, encoded by the coding sequence ATGCGTCAGATAATATTAGATACTGAAACCACAGGTTTTGAACCGCACAATGGAGACAGAATCATTGAAATTGGTGCGGTTGAAATGTTTAAGCGTCGCCTGACCAATAACAACTATCACCAGTACATTTACCCTGAGCGAAAAGTACCGCAAGAGGCGATTGAAGTTCACGGTATCACAGATGAATTTTTGAAGGATAAACCTGTTTTTTCAAAAATTTCTGATGCCTTTATGGAATATGTCTCTGGTGCAGAGCTCATTATTCATAATGCGCCGTTCGATGTTGGCTTTATTAACCATGAACTTTCTTTATTGGCTGACAACAAATGGGGAAAGATTGAAGACCATTGTGTAATTACTGACTCACTTAAAATGGCTCGCAAAACGTATCCTGGACAAAGAAACTCTTTGGATGCGTTATGTAAACGTCTTGGGATTGATAATTCAAACCGTACTTTACACGGAGCCTTACTCGATTCAGAAATCCTAGCCGATGTTTACCTGACCATGACTGGTGGACAAACGGCTTTATTGTTAAATGCCGATGGTCAAAACCCAGAAGACAGTAATGATAACCGAGTTGCTATACAAAGTGATCGCCCAACCTTAAAAGTGCTAAAAGCCAGCGATGCTGAAATTTTATTGCATAAGAAAAAACTGGAAGAAATCTCTAAAGAATCTGGAGAACACCAAGCCTGGTAA
- the rnhA gene encoding ribonuclease HI: MQVVKMYTDGGCRGNPGPGGWGALLKYGEHLKELKGYQPDTTNNQMELMAAIQAFEVLNRSSHVHITTDSQYVKNGVTKWMSGWKQKGWKTAANQPVKNKELWLRLDAALEPHTVEWFWVKGHSGHPENERVDELANLAIDELLAKG, translated from the coding sequence ATGCAAGTGGTTAAGATGTATACCGATGGCGGTTGTCGTGGTAATCCTGGGCCTGGTGGTTGGGGAGCGTTATTGAAATATGGTGAGCACCTCAAAGAGTTGAAAGGTTATCAACCTGATACAACGAATAATCAAATGGAGTTAATGGCGGCCATTCAAGCTTTTGAGGTTTTGAATCGTTCTAGTCATGTTCATATCACTACGGATTCGCAGTATGTTAAAAACGGCGTAACCAAGTGGATGTCAGGTTGGAAGCAAAAAGGTTGGAAAACCGCTGCTAATCAACCTGTAAAAAATAAAGAGCTTTGGCTACGCCTTGATGCCGCACTTGAGCCTCATACGGTTGAATGGTTCTGGGTAAAGGGGCACAGTGGGCATCCAGAAAACGAACGGGTAGATGAATTAGCTAATTTAGCGATTGATGAATTGTTAGCAAAAGGCTAA
- a CDS encoding class I SAM-dependent methyltransferase, with the protein MSQGFQQFLRQWFQSSPGRVVYNQEKLLVDKAVENLFGYFLVQLGCVSKENLAQKSRIACKLLVDETLAQESAVKVGINWVQAELDFLPIGKDKADVVFLPHTLETVDDPYYLLRQVDTMLLPEGHIVLTGFNKIACMPLRLKYFSNLSGFKQAKYRRANKIKEWLEVLGYEVKAVKYSPVMCFTANEKYTVWAKFIEKIETGLKTIGLDFGNVYCLVAKKRVDSPTLVGLKWHLPKWQGVRNGSATNGTAVSTQNIKQLKTEKQK; encoded by the coding sequence ATGAGTCAAGGTTTTCAACAGTTTTTAAGGCAATGGTTTCAAAGTTCACCTGGAAGGGTGGTATATAACCAAGAAAAGTTACTCGTTGATAAAGCGGTTGAGAACCTCTTTGGTTATTTTTTGGTTCAGCTAGGATGTGTTTCTAAAGAAAATCTAGCTCAAAAAAGCCGAATTGCGTGTAAGTTATTAGTTGACGAAACGCTTGCTCAAGAATCAGCTGTTAAAGTCGGAATTAACTGGGTGCAAGCTGAGCTGGATTTTTTACCGATAGGCAAAGATAAAGCCGATGTTGTCTTTTTACCGCACACTCTAGAAACGGTAGATGATCCCTATTATCTGTTACGACAAGTCGATACGATGTTATTGCCAGAAGGGCATATTGTGCTGACTGGATTTAATAAAATTGCCTGTATGCCTTTAAGGCTTAAATACTTCTCTAATTTATCTGGCTTTAAACAAGCAAAATATAGAAGGGCGAATAAAATTAAAGAGTGGTTAGAAGTACTGGGTTATGAAGTGAAAGCGGTTAAATATAGTCCAGTTATGTGTTTTACCGCGAATGAAAAATATACTGTATGGGCTAAGTTTATCGAAAAAATTGAAACTGGATTGAAGACGATAGGTTTAGACTTTGGCAATGTGTACTGTTTGGTAGCAAAAAAACGTGTCGATTCTCCCACTTTGGTGGGCTTAAAGTGGCATTTACCAAAGTGGCAAGGTGTTAGAAATGGTTCTGCCACTAACGGTACCGCCGTATCAACTCAAAATATAAAACAATTAAAAACAGAGAAACAGAAGTAA
- the gloB gene encoding hydroxyacylglutathione hydrolase — protein MNIVGLPALVDTYENYIWILHDEKQAFVVDPGESIQVLEYLDKHGLELRAILITHQHADHTNGVNALVEAFPKAVVYGPSKSNLSTIQVKCKENDKVTLADDLKFKILDIPGHTKDHIAFYNDDILFCGDTLFTAGCGRILGGTAKQFSNSILKLRELPDNTGFYCAHEYTNTNLKFAQLVEPDNAELTKRIANSAIKYPAIHIGAQSTLGEEKLTNPFLRFDTPALKQRLIERGASDSAESLFNTLRTWKDEFDRAN, from the coding sequence ATGAATATCGTTGGCCTACCCGCACTTGTTGACACATACGAAAATTATATTTGGATTTTACATGATGAAAAGCAAGCCTTTGTCGTTGACCCAGGCGAATCAATCCAAGTGTTAGAGTATCTAGATAAACATGGCTTAGAGCTTCGGGCAATTTTGATTACTCACCAACATGCTGACCATACAAATGGTGTTAATGCATTAGTTGAAGCCTTTCCAAAGGCTGTGGTGTATGGCCCTTCCAAAAGCAACCTTTCGACTATTCAAGTTAAATGCAAAGAAAATGATAAAGTTACTTTAGCTGACGACCTGAAATTCAAAATACTCGATATACCAGGTCACACAAAAGACCATATTGCATTTTACAATGATGATATTTTATTTTGCGGGGACACTTTATTTACAGCAGGATGTGGAAGAATTTTAGGCGGCACAGCTAAACAATTTAGCAATTCGATCTTAAAACTGCGCGAGCTACCTGATAACACAGGGTTTTATTGTGCGCATGAATACACTAATACCAATTTGAAATTTGCTCAACTAGTCGAACCTGACAATGCAGAACTCACAAAGCGCATAGCTAATTCGGCAATTAAATACCCAGCTATTCATATTGGTGCGCAATCTACTTTAGGTGAAGAAAAGTTAACGAATCCCTTTTTACGATTTGATACGCCTGCACTCAAGCAAAGACTCATAGAGCGCGGAGCAAGCGACTCTGCTGAAAGTTTATTTAACACACTAAGAACATGGAAAGATGAGTTTGATAGAGCGAACTAA
- a CDS encoding LysM peptidoglycan-binding domain-containing protein — translation MLKKLNLLLNNPKKASQKLIKLTAFSLGASSLMLGGCASNQTIHSPLPQTVKSPLLNDAKPVQKTDITPDKLNVELQTDVFHAVIWDKMRNQFDLADEHYGKYEDYLNFYNDRKTHLKRVSERAEPYLHYILTEVEKRNMPNEMALLPIVESGFRPVARSNKKAVGLWQFIPGTADIYDLDRNWWYDGRKDVIESTHAALDYLQKLYKLNNNDWLLALASYNAGPGTIYKAQRKYRKKHKTQPGIKEYQPNFWEIQEFLPKETQAYVPKLLAVSHIVEYADRFNVDLKPIANQPYFTQITLEKQVSLNQVAKLTETSTDVLAALNPGYNQPATPPNGPHNLLLPADKAADFSVHLENNQEIFNIQWQKHKIRFGDSLSVIAQKYQTSSKEIKELNGMKNSKIRAGKTLLIPIPADKAGLVNLKIAKAERSINTQAKSVKTQNSNRLTQSEKHIHVVKPGDSFWKLAKYYNITAKKLANWNNISIKKPLQQGQKLAIYSNKYGTKIQHTLKSGESLWVLAKRYKVSTKEIANWNQISAKKVLQPGMKLTIWTKSKSKKAINYVVKDGDNLWNIAKANQLSARQLALYNKLSLKSLLKAGQVIQIPVKNHKNT, via the coding sequence ATGTTAAAAAAATTAAACTTGTTACTAAACAACCCAAAAAAAGCCTCTCAAAAACTCATAAAACTGACTGCTTTTAGCTTAGGTGCATCCTCTCTAATGCTAGGAGGCTGTGCCTCTAATCAAACGATACATTCGCCACTCCCACAAACCGTTAAATCACCTTTATTAAACGATGCTAAACCCGTTCAAAAAACAGATATCACTCCAGATAAATTGAACGTCGAATTGCAAACAGATGTCTTTCATGCCGTTATTTGGGATAAGATGCGCAACCAGTTTGATTTAGCCGATGAACATTATGGTAAATATGAAGATTATTTAAACTTCTATAACGACAGGAAAACGCACTTAAAACGTGTATCTGAAAGAGCTGAACCGTATTTACATTACATTTTGACAGAAGTAGAAAAAAGAAACATGCCTAATGAGATGGCGTTGCTACCAATTGTCGAAAGCGGTTTTCGTCCTGTCGCGCGCTCGAATAAAAAAGCCGTTGGATTATGGCAGTTTATTCCAGGTACTGCTGACATCTACGACCTAGATAGAAACTGGTGGTATGACGGACGTAAAGATGTAATTGAAAGCACGCATGCCGCATTAGATTATTTGCAGAAACTCTACAAGTTGAATAATAACGACTGGTTATTAGCCCTTGCTTCTTATAACGCTGGTCCAGGCACTATATACAAAGCGCAGAGAAAATATCGTAAAAAACATAAAACCCAACCTGGTATTAAAGAGTACCAACCTAACTTTTGGGAGATTCAAGAATTTCTACCTAAAGAAACTCAAGCGTATGTACCTAAATTACTCGCAGTTTCACACATTGTTGAATACGCAGACCGTTTTAATGTTGATTTAAAACCTATTGCCAACCAACCCTATTTCACTCAAATCACTTTGGAAAAACAGGTTTCGTTAAATCAAGTAGCCAAACTGACTGAAACCTCTACGGATGTTTTAGCTGCATTAAATCCAGGCTATAACCAGCCTGCAACTCCACCAAATGGCCCTCATAACTTATTACTGCCTGCGGATAAAGCCGCTGATTTCTCAGTTCATTTAGAAAATAATCAGGAAATCTTCAACATTCAGTGGCAAAAACATAAGATTCGTTTTGGTGATAGCTTGAGTGTCATCGCTCAGAAATACCAAACCTCATCTAAAGAAATTAAAGAACTTAACGGTATGAAAAACTCAAAAATTCGTGCTGGGAAGACTTTATTAATCCCAATTCCTGCAGACAAAGCAGGCCTGGTAAACCTAAAAATTGCTAAAGCTGAAAGATCAATAAACACTCAAGCTAAAAGTGTTAAAACACAAAATTCAAATAGATTAACCCAATCAGAAAAACATATTCACGTTGTAAAACCTGGAGATTCTTTTTGGAAACTCGCTAAATACTACAATATCACTGCCAAAAAACTAGCTAACTGGAACAATATCTCAATAAAGAAACCTTTACAACAAGGTCAAAAACTGGCTATTTATAGCAATAAATACGGCACAAAAATTCAACATACATTAAAATCAGGTGAAAGCCTATGGGTATTAGCTAAACGATATAAAGTAAGCACTAAAGAAATAGCCAATTGGAACCAGATTTCGGCTAAAAAGGTTTTACAACCTGGAATGAAGTTAACGATTTGGACAAAGTCAAAATCGAAAAAAGCCATCAACTACGTGGTTAAAGATGGTGATAATTTATGGAATATTGCCAAAGCCAACCAGCTTTCCGCAAGACAACTGGCCTTGTATAACAAGCTATCCCTTAAAAGCCTCTTAAAAGCAGGACAAGTTATTCAAATCCCTGTTAAAAATCATAAAAATACTTAA